One stretch of Gemmatimonas sp. DNA includes these proteins:
- a CDS encoding RagB/SusD family nutrient uptake outer membrane protein translates to MTSPVTRRTRFARSLLAVVGGATLAASCQSLDVTNPNTPDVGAVFGSGQNLEAALLGSWRAFWGVAQGARTNGTYPVKQLSILANEMTSADVADALSAVTAEPRFAIDNRNQGGWTNRKPWYDLYESMASAREAYQAMADQGLKVGVVNAATPEGADTQRSRVFAKFMVGVNTIYLGLLFDQAYLTDEKTNPATQVYELKPYQQVTDNGIRILREAITEARAARDFTLPANLINGQTYTRDELIRVMHSYIIRARVYGARTPQERAAVNWGQVLAQLDSGIVTRSFAQQADLTIGASLSTYYQYSYLQTNGRTNTRLLGPADTSGEYQRWLARPLGDRNQITIVTPDRRIHAASGPTVAGSRFAYLPTQSMSTTNGTYMHSRYRSVRYLVAPLNNYHSTGLITTMSTDEMKYLRAEALIRLNRQAEAVALINPTRVAAGLSPVTVAGPPNDRACVPKRDDGTCGDLFDALQYEKRIDLFPTEALISFADARGWGKLLPGTPIHFPVHGRELELFGFPYYTIGGGGAGSAP, encoded by the coding sequence ATGACCTCGCCCGTTACTCGACGTACCCGCTTTGCCCGCTCGCTCCTTGCGGTGGTGGGCGGAGCCACACTCGCCGCCTCATGTCAGTCGCTAGACGTCACGAATCCGAACACGCCCGACGTCGGCGCTGTTTTCGGCAGCGGCCAGAATCTCGAAGCCGCCCTGCTGGGATCATGGCGCGCCTTCTGGGGCGTCGCCCAGGGCGCACGCACGAACGGCACCTATCCTGTCAAGCAGCTCTCGATTCTTGCGAATGAGATGACCAGCGCCGATGTCGCCGATGCGCTGTCGGCGGTCACCGCCGAACCTCGCTTCGCCATCGACAACCGCAATCAGGGCGGATGGACGAACCGCAAGCCATGGTATGACCTGTACGAGTCCATGGCCTCGGCTCGTGAGGCCTATCAGGCCATGGCCGATCAGGGGCTCAAGGTTGGTGTCGTGAACGCCGCGACCCCCGAGGGGGCCGATACCCAGCGCTCCCGCGTATTCGCCAAGTTCATGGTCGGCGTGAACACGATTTATCTGGGACTGCTCTTCGATCAGGCGTATCTGACCGATGAAAAGACCAACCCGGCCACGCAGGTGTATGAGCTGAAGCCCTACCAGCAGGTTACCGACAATGGCATTCGCATTCTCCGTGAAGCGATCACGGAAGCGCGCGCCGCTCGTGATTTCACCCTGCCCGCCAATCTGATCAACGGGCAGACGTATACGCGCGATGAGCTCATCCGCGTGATGCACTCCTATATCATCCGCGCACGCGTGTACGGCGCGCGCACGCCGCAGGAGCGCGCGGCGGTGAACTGGGGACAGGTGCTGGCCCAGCTCGACTCGGGCATCGTGACGCGCAGTTTTGCCCAGCAGGCCGATCTCACCATCGGTGCGTCGCTGTCCACCTACTATCAGTATTCGTACCTGCAGACCAACGGACGTACGAACACGCGCCTGCTCGGCCCGGCGGACACGTCGGGAGAGTATCAGCGTTGGCTGGCACGCCCGCTGGGTGACCGCAATCAGATCACCATTGTCACGCCCGACCGTCGCATCCACGCGGCGAGCGGTCCCACGGTGGCGGGTTCGCGTTTCGCGTACTTACCGACGCAGTCGATGTCGACGACGAACGGCACGTACATGCACAGCCGCTACCGGAGCGTGCGGTATCTCGTTGCCCCGCTCAACAACTATCACTCCACTGGGCTGATTACGACGATGTCCACGGACGAGATGAAGTATCTTCGCGCGGAAGCGCTCATTCGTCTCAACCGTCAGGCCGAGGCGGTCGCACTGATCAACCCGACGCGCGTCGCGGCGGGATTGTCCCCGGTCACGGTGGCGGGGCCGCCGAATGATCGCGCCTGCGTTCCGAAGCGTGACGATGGTACCTGCGGCGACCTCTTCGATGCGCTCCAGTACGAGAAGCGGATCGATCTCTTCCCCACCGAAGCGCTGATCTCGTTCGCCGACGCGCGCGGCTGGGGCAAGCTCTTGCCCGGAACGCC
- a CDS encoding SusC/RagA family TonB-linked outer membrane protein, which yields MMNFHRWSWARGFALMTVGSVVLFAGSLVAQQAPTTSTRRARIAGRVTDAASGQPVAGASVQVVGTAVTALTGADGRYAIASAPSGIYSLEARRIGFANTVTPNVRLTTDSVITVNFALTTNPLRLTEMVVSATVDPTSGVKTPYTVDKLTAANLPVAPLTSAAGAIIGKVAGATIIAASGAPGSGVNIQLRSPVSQFNSNGPLFVVDGVFLNSTQSVTTQDIESMDIASIEVIKGAAAASLYGSRAASGVISITTNRGQGLAFGQTQITVRNEYGQNYVAANLDKPTGHQYRVNAQGQYVNATGTVVPRNQRVVQANGIMENSYIDPLYNHIDQFFQPGGFNTQTLTIQQNSATTNFNISYTRNQQPGVIESSDGYSRQSLRANVDVRIKEKLQLGASLFHQRASEDPSSVVFSDLYRINPDVNLKAPEPIGTSKYIIIPDSTELRTNPFYRQTFNDNITKRMRSLISINSSYRPASWLTFDALASYDRGDRQVTNYIARGLTNLNGDGTTIGSLAIDDDDVDGINAQGGASLIKGFGGLTARLAMRGELQREVNPFLQTTGTDFTITGVKNMNVARTKTVTSSLTDRRAQAAFANLGLDYSGKYIGDVLVRREGSSLFGPEGRWNTFYRASAAWLLSEEGWWNIPMLNLFKLRYNVGTAGTRPGFADQYSALGIDATGAVTRGGLGNPALRPELAKEQEFGVDMILKNRVQLSVVQVISKSTGNLISIPAPALEGFNTIERNVGSIAGRTIEGTLQAQILNNPKGLQWDVLVTADQRRNRITNFGRTCFGDGILWRCDNTRLGTMWGNRHVRDKGQLAAVHANSQSAFDVNNDGYVVAVGTGNTSLDGKAKNLWGTTVNVDGRNYAWGRPIFEIDPSTGQRWFGQIGDGQPAMQFGFGNTFRYKGFRVYGLVNGQFGGDIYNQVKQTLYATNDHIDVDQRAKADELRKPTAYYATGIADGNNNYGAPFVEDGSYARLSEFTIGYNLDAKKFGFLKSIGADRMQFDLVGRNLFTITNYSGLNPESGSPNTRVDNTVYPLLRTFSLATTIIF from the coding sequence ATGATGAATTTTCACCGCTGGTCATGGGCGCGCGGGTTTGCGCTCATGACTGTGGGCTCTGTTGTGCTGTTTGCCGGCTCACTCGTCGCACAGCAAGCGCCAACGACCAGCACGCGACGTGCGCGGATCGCTGGCCGCGTTACCGACGCGGCGAGTGGTCAGCCGGTTGCCGGCGCCAGTGTTCAGGTGGTCGGTACCGCCGTCACCGCGCTGACCGGTGCCGATGGTCGGTACGCCATCGCCAGCGCGCCCAGCGGTATTTATAGTTTGGAAGCGCGTCGTATTGGCTTCGCCAATACGGTCACGCCGAACGTTCGCTTGACGACGGACAGCGTGATCACGGTGAACTTCGCGCTCACCACGAATCCGCTGCGTCTCACGGAGATGGTCGTGTCGGCGACGGTCGATCCGACATCTGGTGTGAAGACGCCGTACACGGTTGACAAACTGACCGCGGCCAACTTGCCGGTTGCCCCACTGACGTCGGCTGCCGGCGCCATTATCGGTAAGGTGGCCGGCGCGACGATCATCGCCGCCAGCGGCGCACCAGGCTCCGGGGTGAATATCCAGCTTCGCAGCCCGGTATCGCAATTCAATTCGAACGGACCACTCTTCGTCGTGGACGGCGTGTTCCTGAACTCGACGCAGTCGGTGACGACGCAGGACATCGAGTCGATGGACATCGCGAGCATCGAAGTGATCAAGGGTGCGGCGGCAGCTTCGCTGTACGGCTCGCGCGCGGCGTCGGGGGTCATCTCGATCACGACCAATCGCGGGCAGGGACTGGCATTCGGTCAGACGCAGATCACCGTGCGCAACGAGTACGGCCAGAACTACGTCGCGGCGAACCTCGACAAGCCCACCGGACACCAGTATCGCGTGAATGCCCAGGGCCAGTACGTCAACGCGACGGGTACCGTCGTGCCGCGCAATCAGCGCGTGGTGCAGGCCAACGGCATCATGGAGAACTCGTACATCGATCCGTTGTACAACCACATCGATCAGTTCTTCCAGCCGGGCGGCTTCAACACCCAGACACTCACGATTCAGCAGAATAGCGCGACCACCAATTTCAACATCTCGTACACCCGCAACCAGCAGCCGGGTGTGATCGAGTCGTCCGACGGCTATTCGCGGCAGTCGTTGCGCGCCAACGTCGACGTGCGTATCAAGGAAAAGCTGCAGCTGGGCGCATCGTTGTTCCACCAGCGCGCCAGCGAGGATCCGTCGTCGGTGGTCTTCTCCGACCTGTACCGCATCAATCCCGACGTGAACCTGAAGGCACCGGAGCCGATCGGGACGTCGAAGTACATCATCATCCCCGACTCGACCGAACTCCGGACCAATCCGTTCTATCGCCAGACGTTCAACGACAACATCACCAAGCGCATGCGGTCGCTGATCAGCATCAACTCGTCGTATCGCCCGGCGAGCTGGCTCACTTTCGACGCACTCGCGAGCTACGACCGCGGCGATCGGCAGGTGACGAACTACATCGCCCGCGGACTTACCAACTTGAACGGCGATGGTACCACGATCGGGTCGTTGGCGATCGACGACGATGATGTGGACGGCATCAATGCGCAGGGTGGCGCGAGTCTCATCAAGGGCTTCGGCGGTTTGACGGCCCGTCTCGCCATGCGTGGCGAGCTGCAGCGCGAGGTGAATCCGTTCCTGCAGACCACGGGAACCGACTTCACGATCACCGGCGTGAAGAACATGAACGTGGCGCGCACCAAGACGGTCACGTCGTCCCTCACGGACCGCCGCGCACAGGCCGCTTTCGCGAACCTTGGCCTCGACTACTCCGGCAAGTACATCGGCGATGTCCTCGTGCGGCGCGAGGGCAGTTCGTTGTTCGGTCCCGAAGGCCGTTGGAACACCTTCTATCGCGCCTCGGCGGCGTGGTTGCTGAGCGAAGAAGGATGGTGGAACATCCCGATGCTCAACCTGTTCAAGCTGCGCTACAACGTGGGAACAGCTGGCACGCGCCCCGGCTTCGCCGACCAGTACTCGGCGCTGGGTATCGATGCGACGGGTGCGGTGACGCGCGGCGGGCTGGGAAATCCCGCGCTTCGACCCGAGCTCGCGAAGGAACAGGAATTCGGCGTCGACATGATTTTGAAGAACCGCGTGCAGTTGTCCGTGGTACAGGTCATTTCGAAGTCGACGGGCAATCTGATTAGTATCCCGGCGCCCGCGCTGGAAGGATTCAACACGATCGAACGTAACGTCGGCAGCATCGCCGGTCGCACGATCGAAGGGACGTTGCAGGCGCAGATCCTGAACAATCCGAAGGGCCTGCAGTGGGACGTGCTGGTCACGGCGGATCAGCGTCGGAATCGCATCACCAATTTCGGACGCACCTGCTTTGGCGACGGCATCCTGTGGCGCTGCGACAACACGCGCTTGGGCACGATGTGGGGCAACCGACATGTCCGCGACAAGGGGCAGCTGGCGGCGGTCCACGCGAACTCGCAGTCGGCGTTCGACGTCAACAACGATGGCTATGTCGTGGCGGTAGGCACCGGCAACACGTCGCTCGACGGCAAGGCCAAGAATCTGTGGGGCACCACGGTCAACGTAGACGGTCGCAACTATGCGTGGGGCCGCCCCATTTTCGAAATCGATCCGTCCACCGGGCAGCGCTGGTTCGGACAGATCGGTGACGGGCAGCCCGCCATGCAGTTCGGCTTCGGCAACACGTTCCGTTACAAGGGATTCCGGGTGTATGGCCTCGTGAACGGTCAGTTCGGTGGCGACATCTACAATCAGGTCAAGCAGACACTCTACGCGACCAATGACCATATCGACGTGGATCAGCGTGCCAAGGCGGACGAACTCCGCAAGCCGACAGCGTACTACGCCACCGGCATTGCTGACGGCAACAACAACTACGGCGCACCATTTGTCGAAGACGGCAGCTACGCGCGGCTATCGGAGTTCACGATTGGATACAATCTCGACGCGAAGAAGTTCGGATTCCTGAAGTCGATCGGTGCCGACCGTATGCAGTTCGACTTGGTGGGACGCAACCTGTTCACCATCACGAACTACTCCGGCCTGAACCCCGAGTCGGGCAGCCCGAACACGCGCGTGGACAACACGGTGTACCCGTTGCTGCGTACGTTCTCGCTCGCGACCACCATCATCTTTTGA